A genomic segment from Pseudoalteromonas aliena SW19 encodes:
- the thiL gene encoding thiamine-phosphate kinase — MKEFELINRYFKGRGITRRDVNLGIGDDCALVTVPPNCQLAVTTDTLVAGVHFFNDISPRALGHRALAVNLSDLAAMGAEPTWVSVALTLPSIDRQWVEEFTEGMHEIAEYFNVQIIGGDTTQGPLTITICAKGTVPEGKALRRSGAKVGDWIYVTGPLGDAGLAIESRKQGLKVEPEHLKYVNKRFDYPTPRVAAGQVLRGLASSAIDVSDGLLADLSHILDMSQVSAIVNIDNIPTSDAMKSSLDFDQQLPFILSYGDDYELLFTVPDSNKGMLDLKLRQYGVNATCIGQIKSGDGQIELLHKGEKFDFKQHGFEHFAKEQT, encoded by the coding sequence ATGAAGGAATTTGAATTAATTAACCGCTACTTTAAAGGTCGCGGTATCACCCGTCGTGATGTAAACCTAGGAATAGGGGACGATTGCGCCTTAGTAACTGTTCCACCAAACTGCCAACTTGCAGTAACAACAGATACTTTAGTTGCTGGCGTGCACTTCTTTAATGATATTTCCCCTCGCGCACTCGGTCACAGAGCACTCGCTGTAAATCTAAGTGATTTGGCGGCAATGGGCGCCGAGCCAACATGGGTTTCAGTTGCGCTAACCTTACCAAGTATAGACCGACAGTGGGTTGAAGAGTTTACTGAAGGCATGCACGAAATTGCAGAATACTTTAATGTACAAATTATTGGTGGCGATACCACTCAAGGTCCATTAACTATCACTATTTGTGCGAAAGGGACTGTGCCAGAAGGTAAAGCTCTGCGCAGAAGTGGTGCTAAAGTAGGTGATTGGATTTATGTTACGGGTCCTTTAGGGGATGCGGGGTTAGCTATTGAATCGCGTAAGCAAGGTTTAAAAGTCGAGCCTGAGCATTTAAAGTATGTTAATAAACGCTTTGATTATCCAACGCCTCGCGTAGCAGCAGGTCAGGTTTTACGTGGGCTTGCATCTTCAGCAATTGATGTGTCTGATGGATTATTGGCTGATTTAAGTCATATTCTTGATATGTCGCAAGTAAGTGCGATTGTAAATATAGACAATATTCCTACTTCGGATGCAATGAAATCGAGCCTTGATTTTGATCAACAGTTACCATTTATTCTTAGCTACGGCGATGACTACGAACTATTATTTACCGTCCCAGATAGTAATAAAGGGATGTTAGATTTAAAACTGCGTCAATATGGTGTGAATGCAACATGTATTGGGCAGATTAAAAGTGGTGATGGGCAAATTGAGCTTTTACACAAGGGTGAAAAGTTTGATTTTAAGCAGCATGGCTTTGAGCATTTCGCAAAGGAACAGACTTGA
- the ribBA gene encoding bifunctional 3,4-dihydroxy-2-butanone-4-phosphate synthase/GTP cyclohydrolase II — MNLHSAQEIIDDIKIGKMVILMDDEDRENEGDLIIAAEHISAEAINFMATHGRGLICLTMTQERCEQLDLPLMVKNNGAAFSTNFTMSIEAAKGVTTGISAADRARTVQAAIAKGAVPSDIVQPGHIFPIMAQPGGVLTRAGHTEAGCDLARLAGLEASSVIVEILNADGTMARRPDLEVFAKQHDIKIGTIADLIEYRNLNETTIEQVAKCKLPTEHGDFDLVTYKDTIDGQLHYVLLKGEIKEQEPTLVRVHLQSTFNDILLSDRSADRSWGLSDAMAYITKNDGVLVILGKQESTEELEATVKAFAAADAGENVTPRKFQGTSRTVGVGSQILADLGIKQMRLMSRPKKYHALSGFHLEVIDYIEPQ; from the coding sequence ATGAATTTACACAGCGCACAAGAAATCATCGACGACATTAAAATTGGTAAAATGGTTATTTTAATGGACGATGAAGACAGAGAGAATGAAGGCGATTTAATTATCGCAGCAGAACATATTAGCGCAGAAGCAATTAATTTTATGGCAACTCATGGCCGTGGTTTAATTTGTTTAACCATGACGCAAGAGCGTTGCGAGCAACTTGATTTACCGCTTATGGTTAAAAATAATGGCGCTGCATTTTCGACAAACTTTACAATGTCGATTGAAGCCGCAAAAGGTGTAACTACGGGTATTTCTGCCGCTGATAGAGCGCGTACAGTACAAGCTGCTATAGCAAAAGGCGCAGTACCAAGTGATATTGTTCAACCAGGTCATATTTTTCCTATCATGGCACAACCTGGTGGCGTACTCACTCGCGCAGGGCACACTGAAGCAGGCTGTGACTTAGCCCGTTTAGCTGGGCTTGAAGCATCATCTGTTATTGTTGAAATTCTAAATGCTGATGGCACAATGGCGCGCCGCCCTGATTTAGAAGTTTTTGCAAAACAACATGATATTAAAATTGGCACCATTGCTGATTTAATCGAATATCGTAATTTAAACGAAACCACGATTGAACAAGTTGCAAAATGTAAGCTGCCTACAGAGCATGGTGACTTTGATTTAGTAACTTACAAAGACACGATCGACGGCCAATTACATTACGTATTGCTCAAGGGCGAAATAAAAGAGCAAGAACCTACACTTGTCCGCGTACATTTGCAGAGTACTTTTAACGATATTTTACTTTCAGACAGAAGCGCAGACCGGAGTTGGGGGCTTTCTGATGCCATGGCATACATTACTAAAAACGACGGTGTATTAGTTATTTTAGGTAAACAAGAAAGTACAGAAGAATTAGAGGCAACAGTAAAGGCATTTGCCGCAGCTGATGCAGGCGAGAATGTGACACCTCGTAAGTTCCAAGGAACATCTCGTACTGTTGGTGTTGGCTCGCAAATACTTGCTGATCTGGGAATTAAGCAAATGCGATTAATGAGTCGCCCTAAAAAGTACCATGCACTTTCGGGCTTTCATTTAGAAGTTATTGACTATATTGAGCCACAATAA
- a CDS encoding phosphatidylglycerophosphatase A family protein: MNKNRLFNLKRPHQFFGLGFGTGLAPKAPGTFGTFAALPFIFMTMYYPLWLQIVFAVVISVFGIWACGKTADDLGVHDHPAIVWDEVAGYYITMIGAALSWQSLLVGFLLFRFFDIVKPGPIRMLDKRVHGGFGIMADDVLAGIFSLICLQALIKVGLLPF, encoded by the coding sequence TTGAATAAAAATCGATTATTTAATTTAAAACGTCCGCATCAATTTTTTGGTTTAGGATTTGGTACCGGCCTTGCCCCTAAAGCGCCAGGTACATTTGGTACGTTTGCTGCACTGCCATTTATTTTTATGACGATGTATTATCCACTTTGGCTGCAAATTGTTTTTGCTGTCGTGATCAGTGTATTTGGCATATGGGCGTGTGGTAAAACGGCTGATGATTTAGGTGTGCATGACCACCCCGCTATTGTGTGGGATGAAGTGGCTGGCTATTACATTACTATGATAGGTGCAGCACTAAGCTGGCAAAGTTTATTGGTTGGCTTTTTGTTATTTCGATTTTTTGACATAGTAAAACCAGGCCCAATTCGTATGCTTGATAAGCGTGTACATGGTGGTTTTGGAATTATGGCTGACGATGTACTCGCGGGTATTTTTTCGCTTATTTGTTTGCAAGCATTAATAAAAGTGGGTTTACTACCCTTTTAA
- the ribD gene encoding bifunctional diaminohydroxyphosphoribosylaminopyrimidine deaminase/5-amino-6-(5-phosphoribosylamino)uracil reductase RibD, whose translation MQSQITFTEHDEMYMARAIELAKKGEFTTTPNPNVGCVLVKNNQIIGEGFHQLAGQGHAEVNALAIAGNNAQGATAYVTLEPCSHYGRTPPCAEGLKKAGIVKVIAAMVDTNPQVAGKGLKILSDAGIDVAYGLLESQARALNVGFFKRMERGLPYVTCKMAASIDGKTALKNGQSKWITGTAARQDVQLYRAKSCAILTGADTVLVDDAKLNVRLSELPCPLPTDLALRQPVRVIIDSQNRLTPNLALFNIQSDIIIFTTKVDKSLQWPHFVKHIEVKESNGKVDLQAVLEKLGQLQFNNVWLEAGATLAGKMTELDLIDEFVFYLAPRLMGHNAKSLVNFSELTSMQNTVNLTFNECTRIGDDIRITALKTY comes from the coding sequence ATGCAAAGCCAAATTACTTTTACCGAACATGACGAAATGTATATGGCACGCGCCATAGAGCTTGCCAAAAAAGGCGAGTTTACTACCACACCTAATCCTAATGTTGGCTGTGTATTAGTTAAGAATAATCAAATCATTGGTGAGGGGTTCCATCAATTAGCTGGTCAAGGTCATGCTGAAGTAAATGCACTGGCAATAGCGGGTAATAATGCACAAGGTGCAACGGCTTATGTAACGCTTGAACCTTGTAGTCACTATGGGCGTACACCACCGTGTGCTGAAGGCTTAAAAAAGGCGGGCATAGTAAAAGTAATTGCCGCTATGGTTGATACAAACCCACAAGTTGCAGGTAAAGGCCTTAAAATACTGAGCGACGCGGGCATTGACGTTGCTTATGGGTTACTTGAATCACAAGCGCGGGCACTCAACGTTGGCTTTTTTAAGCGAATGGAGCGAGGTTTGCCGTATGTAACCTGCAAAATGGCAGCAAGTATAGATGGTAAAACAGCGCTTAAAAATGGTCAAAGTAAGTGGATCACAGGCACCGCTGCTCGCCAAGACGTACAGCTATACCGTGCAAAAAGCTGCGCTATTTTAACCGGCGCCGATACCGTGTTAGTAGATGATGCAAAATTAAATGTACGACTAAGTGAATTACCGTGCCCACTCCCCACTGATTTAGCGCTACGGCAACCTGTGCGCGTTATTATTGATTCTCAAAATCGCTTAACGCCTAACCTTGCTTTATTCAATATTCAAAGTGATATAATTATATTTACCACCAAGGTTGATAAATCACTGCAGTGGCCGCATTTTGTAAAGCATATTGAAGTAAAAGAAAGTAATGGCAAAGTTGATTTGCAGGCTGTTTTAGAAAAGCTTGGGCAACTGCAGTTTAATAATGTATGGCTTGAAGCGGGCGCAACACTTGCTGGTAAAATGACAGAACTTGATTTAATTGACGAGTTTGTTTTTTATTTAGCGCCTAGACTAATGGGCCACAATGCAAAAAGTTTAGTTAATTTTTCTGAGTTGACGAGTATGCAAAACACCGTTAATTTAACATTTAATGAATGTACACGCATTGGTGACGATATACGTATCACTGCGCTGAAAACTTATTAA
- the ribH gene encoding 6,7-dimethyl-8-ribityllumazine synthase, which translates to MKIIEGSKYAPGKKFAIVISRFNDFIGSSLLAGAVDELKRTGGVSDDDITVIYVPGAVELPLAAKRVAAKKEYDAIIALGVVIRGGTPHFDLVAGESNKGLAQVSLEYDIPVAFGVLTTESIEQAIERAGTKMGNKGGEAALGALEMVNVLDKI; encoded by the coding sequence ATGAAAATTATTGAAGGTAGTAAGTACGCTCCGGGCAAGAAATTTGCCATTGTCATTTCTCGTTTTAATGACTTTATTGGTAGCAGCCTCCTTGCCGGTGCTGTTGATGAGCTAAAACGCACTGGTGGCGTATCTGATGACGATATTACCGTTATTTATGTACCTGGTGCAGTAGAATTACCTTTAGCGGCTAAACGCGTTGCGGCAAAAAAAGAGTATGATGCAATCATCGCTTTAGGCGTAGTGATCAGAGGTGGTACACCACATTTTGACCTAGTTGCTGGCGAATCAAACAAAGGTCTTGCGCAAGTATCACTTGAGTATGATATCCCGGTTGCATTTGGCGTATTAACCACAGAAAGCATTGAACAAGCAATTGAGCGTGCTGGCACCAAAATGGGCAATAAAGGCGGCGAAGCTGCTTTAGGCGCGCTCGAAATGGTTAATGTGTTAGATAAAATTTAA
- the nusB gene encoding transcription antitermination factor NusB yields the protein MKPAARRKARILALQAVYSWQISGNLIADIEQQMLIETDVTKIDVEYFKDLATGVAVNYKQLDEAVSPHLTRPFDDLDMVERAILRLSSYELKFREDVPYKVAINEGIELAKIFGAEDSHKFVNGVLDKAVKHLRK from the coding sequence GTGAAACCAGCAGCAAGACGTAAAGCACGTATCTTAGCACTCCAAGCCGTTTATTCTTGGCAAATAAGTGGCAATTTAATTGCCGATATCGAACAACAAATGTTGATCGAAACAGACGTTACTAAAATTGATGTTGAATACTTTAAAGATCTAGCGACGGGTGTTGCTGTAAATTATAAGCAACTAGACGAAGCTGTATCACCACATTTAACACGTCCGTTTGATGACTTAGATATGGTTGAGCGCGCAATTTTACGTTTAAGCAGCTATGAACTTAAGTTCCGTGAAGACGTACCTTATAAAGTGGCTATTAACGAAGGTATTGAGCTGGCTAAAATATTTGGCGCAGAAGACAGCCATAAATTTGTAAACGGTGTACTTGATAAAGCTGTTAAGCATTTACGCAAGTGA
- a CDS encoding riboflavin synthase has translation MFTGIIEATGKIALLQKKQGDLAIRIQSADLDMKDVKLGDSIATNGVCLTVVDKHIDGFSADLSNETIGLTGFAHYAIGQTVNLEKAMQPVSRLGGHLVSGHVDGIATITSVTKNARATEYWLATDEDLMKYIPYKGSVCIDGISLTVNAVEGNKFKLTIVPHTSEQTTIAHFKVGTQVNLEVDQIARYLERLIKGAEQPTGSNISMSLLAKAGFIK, from the coding sequence ATGTTTACTGGAATAATAGAAGCCACAGGCAAAATTGCTTTATTACAAAAAAAACAAGGCGACTTAGCCATTCGTATTCAAAGTGCTGATCTTGATATGAAAGACGTAAAGCTAGGCGATAGCATTGCAACCAATGGCGTTTGCTTAACCGTAGTTGATAAACATATTGATGGTTTTAGTGCTGACTTATCTAATGAGACGATTGGTTTAACTGGATTTGCTCACTATGCTATAGGGCAAACTGTTAATCTTGAAAAAGCCATGCAACCTGTTTCTCGTCTGGGGGGCCATTTGGTCTCTGGTCATGTTGATGGTATTGCAACGATTACAAGCGTCACAAAAAACGCCCGGGCAACAGAATATTGGCTTGCAACTGACGAAGATTTAATGAAATACATTCCGTACAAAGGTTCGGTATGTATTGATGGTATAAGCCTGACAGTTAACGCTGTCGAAGGTAATAAATTCAAATTAACAATTGTTCCTCATACGAGTGAGCAAACTACCATTGCTCATTTTAAAGTGGGCACTCAAGTTAATTTAGAAGTCGATCAAATTGCACGTTATTTAGAGCGTCTTATAAAAGGTGCAGAACAACCAACTGGCTCAAATATTTCGATGAGCTTACTCGCTAAAGCGGGCTTTATTAAATAA